In the Hevea brasiliensis isolate MT/VB/25A 57/8 chromosome 8, ASM3005281v1, whole genome shotgun sequence genome, TCCAATTGTGTAGATTTTAGGATAGCGAGTGCGTATTTGGGAAAGTATTGGTCCTTCTAGCTCTTCAAAGGTGTTGATGATAAGTGCTTGGGATTTTCGTATCTCGTTGGTGatgaagaagagattagggtCTGATATGTCGCTAACTTGACGGAAACCTGCTGGAAGATCTCGGCATCGGAGAAACGTTTCCATTCCTGGTACTTTTGTGATCAACCTGTCCATGTCTTCTTTTCCTTTCAGTTTCAAGAGATTGGACCCGTAAGTAATACAATTGAATGGAATAAAGAGATCATTAAGAAAAGAATGACATATAATGGTAGGAATACCTTTAATAGGAAGTTGATGGGCTGCAACAACGTCAGGAATAGAAAAGAAAGTCCAGAAGGAGCAAGCACTGACGCAATGCATCTGAATAGCAGGAATTCCAATCTCAACGGCGACATCATGGACAAATCCCAACACCGCATCTCCTATGATATAGTTAACTGTTGGTTTACTCTCAATCACCATCCTCTTAAAAATTGGCTTGCTCTTCACCGATAACTTTCTCAACCGCTCAGTCCATTGAGGATCGTCTGGCCGACAAACTGGTATGGTTTTGAATTGGAATCCATGATATTTGGAGAAACGAGCTTCAACATCCGTATTACGAACGAGACGTTCATGTACATACGGGAAATTTATGAAGGTAATCTTAAAGCCATCAAGGCTCAAAAGCTCTGCTAGCTTGAGCGTGGCGTTTACATGTCCTTGGCCTTGGGCAGGAAAGATGAGTATATGAGGAGAAGGAATGGACCCTTGTTCCATTTTTTTCAAGTTTTAGCTGCAGATAAGAAGTTTAACAGGCAATTAATGAAGAGAAGATAAAATTAGAAACTCCAATCGAATCCCAaccaaataaagaaaagaaaagagtgtTTCTTGTTGTCAAACCAAATCGACTTGAAGTTAGCAACTTTGAATGTGTGGAATAGGAAAAATTATGATGGTTATGGGACATGAAAATTCATCATaattaatgattataataaatttattatatataataactataattaaattattgtatgcatatatattttattaaataaaaatttataggacagggatttaagtttaaaaatctcataaaattaataatggtatatttttataattagtagtttgatttttttaataattaaattttatataataatttattataaaaattacttaaaatacaaaattcaaaaattttatattcataataacaaatttatttatattagtggaaaataattttgatatattaaaattttgcaaaataataaattaaaaaagttaTATAACTTTTACATATAAaagattataaaattaaaattaatttaacaatttaaattaatatactaataaaataaattattcacATTAATTCTTCAAAATTATAAGTTGATAAATAAACCTTTATTTTCTTTGAAATTGTCAAATGTTAAtaattgttaattattttatattaatataatataaattaaatatgtttgaaAAATCTTTATAttcatatttatataataattttaaaatattttaatttatatatttaaaaataattcttaacaatattttcaataataatagATTTTCACgacatgataaaaaaaattaataaactcTTTATCACATGATAATGAGTGCAAGCAGTGTAGAGTTCCAACTTGAATTGTGAAGTTTTGATTGAGTTTAAATTCCAACTGAGACCCAATAAAATTTCTTTCCAAATGGACTAAATGGCAAGAGCTTTGAGTTTGAAGGATGCGAGACAAATGATCCTTTCATGTGAGGTAAGTGATGAGCTCAcctacattatatatatatatatatatatatatatatatatattttaatgcaGGTAAACTCATCAACTCATCATAAACTCATCAACTCATCACTtacctcatatatatatatatattgtaaactCATCAACTCATCACTTACCtcatatttacaatatatatatatatgaggtaAGTGATGAGTTGATGAGTTTACCtgcattaaaaatatatatatatatatatatatatatatatatatatatatatatatatatatattttttttttaatgtagggGAGCTCATCACTtacctcatatatatatatatatatattttaatattttaatgcaGGTGAGATCATCACTTACCTCAcgtgagtatatatatatatatatatatatatatatatatatatatatatatatatatataaatttaaatttggataatatttaatttaatgaaagtttaatataataataataattaataaattatataataaaaataatatttttattgtaaaagaaTTAATATCAGAAAAAATCCTATAATTTTATCAAGTTAGTCTTATTTATTTCGCGGCATGATAAGGATTGCAAGTGATGGAAAGTTTGGCTTATTCAGATTTACAAGTTCTTTGTGCTCATTTTCCTCGTTAAGTTCTATGAATCTTTATACTtgattcattttaaatttaaaatataatatataataaaatttatgtaaatagataaaaattaaatatttatatcttaaATCATAATAAAAGCATAATATTACTGTTGGGTCTTGTTATCATGCGATTAGTGATGGATATAACATTTAAATTTAGGAGAATTAACGATAAATGAaaagtattttatatttaaatttaaaggcataaatataaaaattaaatttataaggtATTTGActtaacttataaaaattaacttacagataatgaaaattttaaattatcaaatCTTTGGTTAAAGTAAATATAAGTTATTAATACGTTTGATAAAAAAtagtttataaatatatttattattaaaattattaaaaagataTTAAATAAAAGTATCATGATAAGATACCtggttaaaattaaaatatcttataagcactaaaataaaaaattgattcTCATTTTTTTTCCAACTTATAagcttaaaaaatattataaataaatagataaacttatttttaaaatatataaattgatttaaccaGTTTAAATACTAAGAAAAACATCATTTAATTGTTTTCTAACGTGTTTAATCTATTCACAGTTTATATAAGgtatgaattttttattttaattgaatcaataaaaaacttattaatttttttagaatgtgagttatttatttttttatttagttaaattaataaataaatataattattttaaatttttataaaaaaatttttaaattaaaattaattaaaaatatgctCACATTCAACCTACACcccactaaaaattaaaattttagggctGCCAGCTTCCTTGGATCCTTCCTTGCATGCTATGCAAAGATTTACTttctataaaagaaaagaaaagaaaaataataatactgCTTGTCTCGACAATTCcataatgtttatttattttttattttttaagtttaaGATTGATGATTAATAAAAATTGACTCTTACTATAGAAAAAAGATACTAATCCTAGTTAAAAGTAaggtgaaagaaaaaaaaaataaagaaagaatgtaaaataatttttattttttcttattatttatttttactaaACCGAAGAGAGAATTAAAAAGTTAAATAgaagtaaattttattttataataaaattacaaaattgtTCTTTTATTTAAGTTctcttaatttataataaataggaTATCTTTATTTTACACTCTTTATTTTACTTTCCCTTTGAAATAATTTTTCTAACATAGTGTAAGATTGCATATTTTGTAaagtaatataataatataatattttaattcataattttatacCACATTTACAATTTGTATTCTATttctataaattataattttacattttatttttaaacttcaaaatttgaaGTTATTAGAGATTCTTGTTCAAGATATTTATAATAACATAAATAGTACAAATTATAAGTTAATTAACCAGTTGCAAATAACAACACAAAAAGAAAATTGTTGCAATAATGTTTAATTAAAAACTCTCAAAATTAGTAACCAATTATGGTACTCAAAATTAGTAATCAATTATGGTATTTGTTGTTATTAacgatgattttttttttgataaattaTTTGCTGATAGTGATAGATtactttttataaatttttattttttaaaattaattaattaaattaacaatatgaATTATTATCTGTGTACAATGAAATTTTCTACTATTAATCCATTGTTAATAGCAACTAAACTAGCTATAATTTAATTAGCAACCGTACAATGAAAAAAATCTATTGCAAATTcgctttatttaatttttttttagcttatttatttatttactgtaTCAAAATTTATACTTGGAACAAGAaatattatcttaaaaaaatataaaggTTTTTGTTTTTAATAATAAGCAAGCTTTCATTAAAGAACAAAGAATTCAAAACATCGCAAGAAACAAGAGAAGCAACAGAACTAGACACATCCCCGATCCACACTTGCTCTCCTCCTTCATCAGACTGAAATTTAGCCAACGTATGAGCAACAGAGTTTGCAGAGGGGCGAACATAAGACCACAAATAGCTATCTAGTAGTTGAACAAGGTCCAAACAATCAAGTAGAACGTTACCCATGCCATTTTGACGACAGTATTTGAAGTGCAGCAACACAATGATTCTCAAACAATCAGATTCAACAATTAAGCTTATGAAACTGTCAGGTTTTTGGCTCATGAACCTAACCCAGCTACCATCTCAACAAGTaattgaagaaaaagaagaacagaaGAGGAGAGATTATAAG is a window encoding:
- the LOC110644954 gene encoding LOW QUALITY PROTEIN: 7-deoxyloganetic acid glucosyltransferase (The sequence of the model RefSeq protein was modified relative to this genomic sequence to represent the inferred CDS: inserted 1 base in 1 codon), which gives rise to MEQGSIPSPHILIFPAQGQGHVNATLKLAELLSLDGFKITFINFPYVHERLVRNTDVEARFSKYHGFQFKTIPVCRPDDPQWTERLRKLSVKSKPIFKRMVIESKPTVNYIIGDAVLGFVHDVAVEIGIPAIQMHCVSACSFWTFFSIPDVVAAHQLPIKGKEDMDRLITKVPGMETFLRCRDLPAGFRQVSDISDPNLFFITNEIRKSQALIINTFEELEGPILSQIRTRYPKIYTIGPLHEHLKTKLRSIGKQELYSSSNSLWKVDGTCITWLDNQPSQSVLYVSFGSSTIMTRDQLMEFWYGLVNSKKKFLWVIRPESVINQDGDNLGEIPEELXGGEKEKGYIVKWAPQEEVLAHKAIGGFLTHSGWNSTLESIAAGVPMICWPYFGDQQVNSRYVSEIWKLGLDMKDVCDRRVVEKMVNDLMVDRREEYVKSTARMQELASKSVSEDGSSSCCLNRLIEDIRLMNKKAYASEK